The Methanohalophilus portucalensis genome window below encodes:
- a CDS encoding ABC transporter permease, whose product MISDIVVFGIQQEGFAYISQILSVWESNDLTLRTIEHLYMFGIAIIAASIFGILIGIFLFMNHRIANPGLNTLNVVETIPDIPLLVFLLPIVGLGTAPTIIASVLYSILPIARNTYTGLTGVDKGYIDVAQAMGLSKREILLKIRLPMALPLIAGGLRIALVFSMGIVTLGGLIAAGGLGASLIVGIQLYEVDTILVAGFWTGFLAVFFDGIAESVEKWLQRRYASW is encoded by the coding sequence GTGATAAGTGATATTGTGGTTTTTGGTATCCAACAAGAAGGCTTTGCATATATATCTCAAATACTAAGTGTCTGGGAATCCAATGATCTTACTTTAAGGACTATAGAACATCTCTACATGTTTGGTATTGCTATTATAGCAGCATCCATTTTTGGTATTCTGATTGGGATTTTTCTTTTCATGAATCACCGTATAGCAAATCCGGGCCTGAATACCTTAAATGTGGTTGAGACAATCCCCGACATACCACTTCTTGTATTCTTGCTTCCCATAGTCGGCCTGGGAACCGCACCGACCATAATAGCCTCTGTTCTATATTCCATCCTACCCATTGCAAGAAACACATATACAGGCCTGACAGGAGTGGACAAAGGATATATTGATGTTGCACAGGCGATGGGTTTGTCAAAAAGGGAAATCTTATTAAAAATTCGCCTCCCGATGGCCCTTCCTCTCATTGCTGGCGGTTTGCGTATTGCTCTTGTATTTTCAATGGGAATCGTAACCCTTGGCGGACTCATTGCAGCAGGAGGGCTTGGTGCATCCCTGATAGTAGGCATCCAGCTTTATGAGGTTGACACTATCCTTGTAGCCGGCTTTTGGACCGGTTTTTTAGCAGTGTTTTTTGACGGGATCGCTGAATCAGTTGAAAAATGGCTGCAAAGGAGGTACGCTTCATGGTAA
- a CDS encoding flavodoxin family protein, whose protein sequence is MSSKALFLNCTLKKSPEVSHTRALIDKAVELFQDLGVDSEVIRIVDYNIAFGVSSDEGGDDEWPQILKKIKACDILIIGSPIWFGVRSAVAQMVLERLDGSYADAEPLTGQYPLYGKVAGVIVTGNEDGAHNVSANTLFNLTHLGCTIPPNADCYWVGDAGPGPSYIDAGGDRHLYTNRTVRYMVNNLAYMAKLLRDNPIPTKLKELDEAAKKVSD, encoded by the coding sequence ATGTCATCGAAAGCACTCTTTTTAAACTGTACACTGAAAAAATCACCTGAAGTATCGCATACAAGAGCCCTTATTGATAAAGCAGTTGAACTGTTTCAGGACCTTGGTGTAGATAGTGAAGTAATACGCATTGTAGACTACAATATAGCTTTTGGGGTTTCCTCGGATGAAGGAGGCGATGATGAGTGGCCACAGATTCTCAAAAAAATAAAAGCCTGTGATATACTCATAATAGGATCTCCCATATGGTTTGGAGTCAGATCTGCAGTGGCACAGATGGTACTTGAAAGATTGGATGGATCTTATGCAGATGCTGAACCCCTAACAGGGCAATATCCGCTTTATGGCAAGGTAGCCGGAGTTATTGTGACGGGTAATGAGGATGGTGCACACAATGTTTCTGCAAATACACTTTTCAATCTGACCCACCTTGGCTGTACAATTCCCCCGAATGCTGATTGTTACTGGGTGGGTGATGCAGGTCCGGGTCCAAGCTATATTGATGCAGGAGGAGACAGACACCTCTACACAAACAGGACTGTCAGGTATATGGTAAACAATCTTGCTTATATGGCAAAACTTCTGAGGGACAATCCTATCCCTACAAAACTAAAGGAACTGGATGAAGCTGCAAAAAAGGTAAGTGACTGA
- the nadA gene encoding quinolinate synthase NadA yields the protein MIYMDQIIAKIKELKTKMNAVILAHNYQRCEIQQLADYTGDSLGLSRQAVEHDCDVIVFCGVDFMAESAAILSPNKQVLLPAKDAHCPMAAMVDVPTLRRAKTKNPDAAVVCYVNSSAAVKAESDICCTSSNAVNVVNSLEEDKVIFVPDKNLAHYVSLHTEKQIIPWEGYCPVHHQIMPEEIRMAKQEHPDAEFLAHPECRPEVIEMADAVLSTSGIIERAGKPDVNEFIIGTENGILCRLKEQHPDKTFYFASPFASCANMKMITPSILLDSMEKMQYEVTVEESIREKAKKSLDRMLEI from the coding sequence ATGATTTATATGGATCAAATAATTGCTAAAATTAAAGAACTGAAGACAAAAATGAATGCTGTTATTCTGGCCCATAATTACCAGCGATGTGAAATACAGCAACTGGCAGATTATACGGGTGATTCACTTGGACTGAGCCGTCAGGCAGTGGAACATGACTGTGATGTCATTGTCTTTTGCGGAGTGGATTTCATGGCGGAAAGTGCAGCCATTCTTTCTCCGAATAAGCAGGTACTACTGCCTGCAAAGGATGCTCATTGTCCCATGGCAGCAATGGTTGATGTGCCAACCCTCAGAAGAGCAAAAACAAAAAACCCCGATGCTGCAGTTGTATGTTATGTTAATTCCTCAGCGGCTGTAAAGGCAGAAAGCGATATATGTTGTACTTCTTCAAATGCTGTCAATGTGGTAAATTCCCTTGAAGAAGATAAAGTGATATTTGTGCCGGATAAGAACCTGGCACATTATGTGTCTCTTCACACAGAAAAACAAATAATACCCTGGGAAGGTTATTGTCCGGTTCATCATCAGATAATGCCAGAAGAAATCAGAATGGCAAAACAGGAGCATCCTGATGCTGAATTCCTGGCTCATCCGGAATGCAGGCCTGAAGTTATTGAAATGGCAGATGCAGTACTCAGTACGTCGGGAATTATTGAAAGAGCGGGCAAACCAGATGTAAATGAATTTATAATCGGAACGGAAAATGGTATTCTTTGCAGGCTCAAGGAGCAGCATCCTGATAAAACGTTCTATTTTGCTTCTCCTTTTGCATCATGTGCCAACATGAAAATGATTACACCTTCCATTTTGCTGGATTCAATGGAAAAGATGCAATATGAAGTGACTGTAGAAGAAAGTATAAGGGAAAAAGCAAAAAAATCCCTTGATCGGATGCTTGAAATTTAA
- a CDS encoding ABC transporter ATP-binding protein, producing the protein MLEVKDLTVEVGGKELLKNVNFKVEKGYTNIILGPNGAGKSALLMTLMGFSGYKIVSGQILFNGEDITHMSIDERATRGIGIMTQRPPNMTGVKLKNLLKLIAGDKEMEQMAESLDMMRFMERDINVGFSGGEIKRSELLQLAAQSPCIYLFDEPESGVDLMSIDIIGSTINDLVHGDSTCPGDRKGHGKSALIITHTGKILDYIEADRAYVLCNGTIMCEGNPREMLQEIKENGYEECITCKLKKA; encoded by the coding sequence ATGTTAGAAGTAAAGGACCTTACTGTTGAGGTTGGTGGAAAAGAGCTGCTAAAAAATGTCAACTTCAAAGTGGAAAAGGGTTATACAAATATCATTCTGGGGCCAAATGGTGCAGGAAAATCTGCTCTTTTGATGACATTGATGGGATTTAGTGGTTACAAGATAGTAAGCGGGCAGATATTATTCAATGGTGAGGACATTACCCATATGTCTATTGATGAAAGGGCAACAAGGGGGATTGGGATTATGACTCAGCGCCCCCCAAACATGACTGGAGTCAAACTGAAAAATCTCTTAAAACTGATAGCAGGGGATAAAGAGATGGAGCAGATGGCTGAATCCCTTGATATGATGAGATTCATGGAAAGAGATATCAATGTGGGATTTTCAGGCGGAGAAATAAAAAGATCCGAATTATTGCAACTTGCTGCACAAAGTCCATGTATCTATTTATTTGATGAGCCCGAATCTGGTGTAGACCTTATGAGCATTGACATTATCGGAAGCACAATAAATGATCTGGTCCATGGTGATTCAACCTGCCCGGGTGACCGTAAAGGTCATGGAAAGTCAGCTTTAATCATTACACATACAGGTAAGATTCTGGATTACATAGAAGCAGACCGTGCTTATGTCCTCTGCAACGGAACAATAATGTGTGAGGGTAATCCAAGGGAGATGCTTCAGGAAATCAAAGAAAACGGTTATGAGGAGTGTATTACATGCAAACTGAAGAAAGCCTGA
- a CDS encoding SufB/SufD family protein, protein MQTEESLRKRAKAALRKESAYGEKFDLDEYSIAPKETKYTDNLKELDEKSQRTLLNVGVVPSGEGRGGSLVMVDNAISHSSVTDKGIELMPLHFAMQKHDWLKDYSWNLVPVDADKYTATSYLENANGYFIRAPKGVKTKLPIQTCLLMGSKDVSQTVHNIVIVEENARLDVITGCSTSSDVDKAMHLGISEMYVKKGGTLNFTMIHNWAEQIGVRPRTVIHLEEGATFINNYVTLKAVKSIQSYPTARLTGKGAFARFNTIAVAHPGSELDLGSRVIFDAPNTKAELISRTITTGGTVIARGEMIGNAVQSKGHLECHGLVLNNKGTQRAIPILEANVDDIELTHEAAVGRIAREQVEYLMARGLSEEDAVGMIVRGFLDVGISGIPDELQKDIDETIAQIGKSAM, encoded by the coding sequence ATGCAAACTGAAGAAAGCCTGAGAAAAAGGGCTAAAGCAGCACTACGAAAGGAATCTGCATACGGAGAGAAATTTGATCTGGATGAGTATTCGATTGCTCCAAAGGAAACTAAATACACTGATAACCTGAAAGAACTCGATGAAAAATCCCAGAGAACTCTTCTCAATGTAGGAGTTGTTCCCAGCGGGGAAGGCAGAGGTGGCAGCCTTGTAATGGTTGATAATGCCATATCCCATTCTTCAGTTACCGATAAAGGAATTGAATTGATGCCTCTTCACTTTGCAATGCAAAAACATGATTGGCTGAAAGATTATTCCTGGAATTTGGTGCCTGTGGATGCAGATAAATACACTGCAACCAGCTATCTGGAAAACGCCAATGGTTATTTTATAAGAGCCCCCAAGGGAGTTAAAACAAAATTACCCATCCAAACCTGTCTGCTAATGGGTTCAAAAGACGTCTCTCAGACAGTCCACAACATTGTAATCGTAGAAGAAAACGCCAGATTGGATGTAATTACTGGCTGCTCTACAAGTAGTGATGTAGACAAAGCTATGCATCTGGGAATTTCGGAAATGTATGTTAAGAAGGGTGGTACTCTAAATTTCACCATGATCCATAATTGGGCTGAACAAATTGGGGTGCGCCCCAGAACAGTAATTCACCTGGAAGAAGGTGCTACCTTCATTAACAATTATGTTACTCTCAAAGCGGTAAAATCCATTCAGAGCTATCCGACAGCTCGTCTTACAGGCAAGGGAGCCTTTGCCAGGTTTAATACCATTGCTGTGGCACATCCCGGTTCTGAATTAGATCTTGGTAGTCGTGTTATATTTGATGCACCCAACACAAAAGCAGAGCTTATCTCCAGAACGATCACAACCGGCGGGACTGTTATTGCAAGAGGAGAAATGATAGGTAATGCAGTCCAGTCAAAGGGTCATTTAGAATGCCACGGACTTGTCCTGAACAATAAGGGAACACAGAGAGCAATTCCCATCCTTGAAGCAAACGTGGATGATATTGAACTGACACACGAAGCAGCAGTTGGCAGGATTGCAAGGGAACAGGTAGAATACCTCATGGCGCGTGGTCTTTCTGAAGAAGATGCTGTAGGAATGATAGTGCGTGGTTTCCTCGATGTAGGTATATCCGGAATCCCGGATGAGCTCCAGAAAGATATTGATGAAACAATCGCACAGATTGGCAAAAGTGCAATGTGA
- a CDS encoding ABC transporter ATP-binding protein, which yields MVHKKLFDRIDSIEIKKVSKKYGNHFAVQNLDITIKGGELIALVGPSGSGKTTTLRMINRMIEPDEGNIFINGKNTSEMELVALRRNIGYVIQNIGLFPHLTIGQNIGLIPKLEGMDKKEIDNKVRNLLEFVSLEPSKFIDRYPRQLSGGQQQRVGLARALVMDPYLLLMDEPFGALDPILRKQLQEEFSKIKEQLGKTIVFVTHDIEEAFRLGDRVAIMEDAKLIQIGTAEELLFSPLNDTVADIVGSERKFRYLDTLTVSSFMQPLDKKYRLSPNMKVETAIEEMAKRDIDIAIVKDHNDKSAGKIELADLLQLGDKNVSLENVKEPILEFSPADPIEYAIKQMQKTDEVMAIIMDNATAVGILFSSETIKKIM from the coding sequence ATGGTGCATAAAAAATTATTCGATAGGATAGATTCTATTGAAATTAAAAAAGTGAGTAAAAAATATGGAAATCATTTTGCAGTGCAAAACCTTGATATAACAATTAAAGGCGGGGAATTGATTGCACTTGTGGGGCCAAGCGGATCTGGTAAAACAACTACCCTGAGAATGATCAACCGAATGATAGAACCGGATGAAGGTAATATTTTCATAAACGGGAAGAATACTTCAGAAATGGAACTTGTGGCTCTGCGTCGAAATATAGGTTATGTGATCCAGAACATCGGTTTGTTCCCTCATCTAACTATAGGCCAAAATATAGGACTTATACCCAAACTTGAGGGCATGGATAAAAAAGAAATCGACAATAAGGTCAGAAACTTACTGGAATTTGTTTCACTGGAACCTTCAAAATTCATTGATCGTTATCCACGTCAGCTAAGTGGGGGACAGCAACAACGCGTAGGACTTGCAAGGGCCCTGGTAATGGATCCGTATCTCCTTTTAATGGATGAGCCTTTTGGTGCACTTGATCCAATATTAAGAAAACAACTTCAGGAAGAATTCAGTAAAATCAAAGAACAATTGGGTAAAACTATTGTTTTTGTGACCCATGATATTGAAGAAGCTTTCAGACTTGGTGACAGGGTCGCAATAATGGAAGATGCCAAACTTATACAGATTGGAACTGCTGAAGAACTTCTTTTCAGTCCCCTAAATGATACTGTAGCTGATATTGTAGGTTCTGAAAGAAAATTCCGGTATCTGGATACACTCACTGTTAGTTCTTTTATGCAACCTCTTGATAAAAAATACAGGCTTTCTCCAAATATGAAGGTAGAAACAGCTATTGAAGAAATGGCAAAACGAGATATAGATATTGCTATTGTCAAAGACCATAATGACAAATCAGCAGGAAAAATTGAACTTGCAGACCTTCTGCAACTCGGAGATAAAAACGTATCTCTGGAAAATGTAAAAGAACCCATCCTAGAATTCTCACCTGCCGATCCAATAGAATATGCAATAAAACAGATGCAAAAAACAGATGAAGTAATGGCAATTATAATGGATAATGCTACAGCAGTGGGCATCCTGTTTTCAAGTGAAACGATCAAGAAAATAATGTGA
- a CDS encoding ABC transporter permease: protein MVSIEVIMGNTYDHLILISITLVASIAISIPLAFASLYSRFIANFVIRFANLAQAVPSLAVIAIVVPLLGIGFTPALVAILLRALLPIIKNTYIGLSNIDPALVDYARGVGMSEWQIHRYIRLPNAYPAIFAGIKFAAILVNSVAILTAYIGSGGLGELIFEGLISFNNEKIFAGAIPAILIALIIDVGFTALEKRLMPFKYKNTD, encoded by the coding sequence ATGGTAAGCATTGAGGTTATCATGGGAAATACCTATGATCATCTGATTTTGATATCCATCACTCTTGTTGCAAGTATAGCTATTTCGATACCGCTGGCTTTTGCATCCCTCTATAGTCGTTTTATAGCCAATTTCGTTATAAGGTTTGCAAATCTTGCACAGGCAGTACCCAGCCTTGCTGTAATTGCAATAGTTGTTCCCCTTCTGGGAATCGGATTCACCCCGGCTCTTGTGGCAATCCTCCTACGTGCATTATTGCCGATAATAAAAAATACCTACATTGGACTTTCCAATATAGATCCGGCACTTGTGGATTATGCAAGGGGGGTTGGCATGAGCGAATGGCAAATACACCGCTATATACGCCTTCCAAATGCCTATCCTGCCATTTTTGCCGGTATCAAGTTTGCTGCTATACTGGTCAACAGTGTTGCAATATTGACAGCTTATATAGGAAGTGGCGGGCTTGGAGAGCTGATATTTGAAGGGCTAATCAGTTTCAATAATGAGAAGATATTTGCAGGAGCAATCCCGGCAATTTTGATTGCCCTCATAATAGATGTGGGATTCACAGCCCTTGAAAAGCGCCTGATGCCTTTTAAGTATAAAAATACAGATTAA
- a CDS encoding heavy-metal-associated domain-containing protein has protein sequence MEKIDIKVKGMACGHCKMAVEKALQNITSVSRAEVDLEKGEVHVEYEPDINIEELKKAVRDAGYEA, from the coding sequence ATGGAAAAGATAGATATTAAAGTCAAAGGAATGGCATGTGGGCATTGCAAGATGGCAGTTGAGAAGGCTTTACAAAATATTACCTCTGTATCCAGAGCTGAAGTAGACCTTGAAAAAGGCGAAGTCCATGTGGAATATGAACCTGACATAAATATAGAAGAACTTAAAAAAGCTGTCAGAGATGCAGGTTACGAGGCATAA
- a CDS encoding glycine betaine ABC transporter substrate-binding protein, which yields MKTKILFALIICFSLVISGCSQTPQEDTKGEVVIGSKLFQESYIMAHMLGIILDDAGYDVEVREGLGGTFVNYEALKKGEINTYVEYTGTAYSQILKKPSLDTWDSQTIYNETATGFVQENITIATSLGFENAYALAVKESWAEENGVTTISDLGPHASEMVIGTDPEFAKREDGLPHIKDVYDIEFKEYKQTVSNIMYESIKNGDVDAVSAYTTDTRNEIFDLRVLEDDQNALPPYDAIVIVTDEFAANNPDAIEAIQQLNDRIDTDTMRQLNYKFDVEKMDAEVIAQDFLVQEGLITE from the coding sequence ATGAAAACCAAAATATTGTTTGCACTTATAATTTGCTTTTCCCTGGTAATTAGTGGCTGCTCACAGACACCACAGGAAGATACTAAAGGTGAAGTAGTAATAGGATCAAAATTGTTTCAGGAATCCTACATAATGGCACATATGCTTGGTATCATACTTGATGATGCCGGATATGATGTAGAGGTAAGAGAAGGACTTGGAGGAACTTTTGTAAATTATGAAGCCCTTAAAAAAGGAGAAATAAATACTTATGTGGAGTATACTGGTACTGCTTATAGCCAAATTCTGAAAAAACCTTCACTTGATACATGGGATTCACAGACAATTTATAATGAAACTGCAACAGGTTTTGTCCAGGAGAATATTACCATTGCAACAAGTCTGGGCTTTGAGAATGCGTATGCCCTTGCAGTTAAAGAGAGTTGGGCAGAGGAGAACGGAGTCACAACCATAAGTGACCTGGGTCCGCATGCATCAGAAATGGTAATCGGTACTGATCCTGAATTTGCAAAAAGGGAAGACGGTCTTCCCCACATCAAGGATGTCTATGACATCGAATTCAAGGAATATAAACAGACAGTTTCCAACATTATGTATGAATCAATAAAGAACGGTGATGTAGATGCTGTTTCTGCTTATACGACCGATACCAGGAACGAAATATTTGACCTGAGAGTCCTTGAGGACGATCAAAATGCATTGCCTCCATATGATGCTATTGTCATTGTAACAGATGAATTCGCAGCAAACAATCCTGATGCCATTGAAGCAATACAACAGCTTAACGACAGGATTGATACTGATACAATGCGACAGCTTAACTACAAATTTGATGTAGAAAAGATGGATGCAGAAGTAATTGCACAGGATTTCCTTGTGCAGGAAGGACTTATTACAGAATAA
- a CDS encoding helix-turn-helix domain-containing protein, which translates to MQEKIKEISSRVKELRGLSGISAEEIASSLDIALEEYNKYESGELDIPASILFEIAQLLGVDMTVLLTGEDPRMHIFTITRKDEGVSVERRKQYQYEGLAPNFIHKKAEPFVVTVKPQSNQDSTPNSHPGQEFDYVLEGSLKVIIHDNEIILNEGDSIYFDSNYNHSMQAVGDKSAKFLAIIF; encoded by the coding sequence ATGCAGGAAAAAATAAAAGAAATTTCATCACGTGTCAAAGAATTGCGTGGGTTATCCGGTATAAGTGCAGAGGAAATAGCCTCCTCCCTTGATATCGCATTAGAAGAATATAATAAATACGAATCAGGGGAACTTGACATCCCTGCTAGTATCCTCTTTGAAATTGCACAATTGCTCGGAGTTGATATGACGGTGCTACTTACCGGTGAAGATCCAAGGATGCATATTTTCACCATTACCCGTAAAGATGAAGGAGTAAGTGTAGAAAGAAGAAAACAGTACCAATACGAAGGACTGGCTCCAAATTTCATTCACAAAAAGGCAGAACCATTTGTAGTTACCGTTAAACCCCAATCCAATCAGGATTCCACCCCCAATTCCCATCCCGGACAGGAATTTGATTATGTACTTGAAGGATCCCTGAAAGTTATCATCCATGATAATGAAATAATTCTCAACGAAGGTGACTCAATATACTTCGATTCAAATTATAACCATTCAATGCAGGCAGTCGGAGACAAATCTGCAAAATTCCTTGCAATAATTTTCTAA
- a CDS encoding heavy metal translocating P-type ATPase, whose product MQVTRHNTTMAEILLHVSGMSCGHCTKSVHDALENLEGVKSAEVDLESGIATVKYDPSSTSVETMKETISQAGYSVEGQEENACEGTCPVNIEEISTRDTERTLTLNISGMSCTACAKRIETGLAKVDGVGEVSVNFASEKASITYDVNKLELNDIREQIESLGYGIRSDRLTLDITGMSCTSCVSNVEKALKNQPGVFEANVNLSLEKTDIIFDRSIINQEDLIKVIENAGYGASIPENTQNNLKDKQEQERIEQQKNVLIAFALTLPLTLGAMQGMLRIDPYVPDILANNIVQFTLATLTLIFPGRQFFTGAFRGLQHGSADMNLLVASGTGAAFIASTAAAFLNLGAGYEHTYFDSAAMLITFILFGRYLEAKSRGKTSEAIRKLMGLRAKTARIIVDGEEKDIPVEEVKPGDVIVIKPGEKIPVDGEVIEGDSAVDESMITGESISVEKSTGDTVIGATINKTGSFRFKATKVGADTALSQIIKMVERAQTSKAPIQRLADIVAGYFIVIVMSIALMAFVFWFFIGYGTFNVAELTGVASPFLFALLAAITVLVISCPCALGLATPVAIIVGTGMGAENGILIRDGESLETAPKIDTIVFDKTGTLTIGKPSLTDVATTGNYEENYLLEAAASVEKLSEHPLAEAMVEGAKSRKIQLKNISGFESFSGKGVAGEWEDHTVIIGTKRLMEEKGIDVEDVSRYSNQFEDEGKTAIMVALDGTIAGVLAVADVLKEEAPSVISRLQKDGLEVAMITGDNSKTAHAIARQAGIDTVLAEVLPADKAAEVEKLQSQGKRVGMVGDGINDAPALTQADVGIAMGAGVDVAIESADIVLIKNDVKDILKALNLSKLTMKKIKQNLFWAFGYNTLGIPIAAGVLFPVFGQTLITPAMAAAFMALSSVSVMTNSLLMKRKRIE is encoded by the coding sequence ATGCAGGTTACGAGGCATAATACAACCATGGCTGAGATTCTTTTACATGTAAGCGGTATGAGTTGCGGACACTGCACAAAAAGTGTCCACGATGCTCTTGAAAACCTTGAAGGAGTGAAATCTGCAGAGGTGGACCTTGAAAGTGGTATTGCTACGGTGAAATATGATCCTTCATCTACCAGTGTTGAAACCATGAAGGAGACTATTAGCCAGGCCGGATATTCTGTAGAAGGCCAGGAAGAGAATGCATGTGAAGGAACCTGTCCTGTAAACATTGAAGAAATATCAACCCGGGATACTGAAAGGACCCTGACATTGAATATTTCAGGTATGTCCTGCACTGCCTGTGCCAAACGTATCGAAACAGGCCTTGCAAAAGTAGATGGAGTTGGAGAAGTCTCTGTTAATTTTGCATCGGAAAAAGCCTCTATAACATATGATGTTAATAAGCTGGAATTAAATGACATTCGTGAGCAGATCGAGTCCCTGGGGTACGGAATTCGCAGTGATCGTCTGACTCTGGATATTACCGGGATGAGCTGCACCTCCTGTGTATCCAATGTCGAAAAGGCGCTTAAAAACCAACCCGGCGTATTTGAAGCAAATGTAAACTTATCCCTGGAAAAAACGGATATAATTTTCGATCGTTCCATAATCAATCAGGAAGATCTTATCAAAGTCATAGAAAACGCAGGTTACGGCGCTTCAATACCGGAAAATACACAAAATAATTTAAAAGACAAACAAGAACAGGAAAGGATTGAACAACAAAAAAACGTTTTGATAGCCTTTGCTCTGACATTACCCCTGACCCTCGGTGCCATGCAGGGAATGCTGAGGATTGACCCTTATGTGCCTGACATACTCGCCAACAATATTGTTCAATTCACCCTGGCAACCCTCACTTTGATTTTTCCCGGCAGACAGTTTTTCACCGGAGCCTTCAGGGGATTGCAGCACGGCTCTGCCGACATGAACTTACTGGTGGCCTCGGGTACCGGAGCCGCTTTTATTGCAAGCACTGCAGCTGCCTTCCTGAATCTGGGTGCGGGATATGAACATACCTACTTCGATTCGGCTGCCATGCTTATTACATTCATCCTTTTCGGACGTTACTTAGAAGCTAAAAGCCGGGGTAAGACCTCAGAAGCAATACGTAAACTTATGGGGCTGCGAGCAAAGACTGCCCGGATAATCGTGGATGGGGAAGAAAAAGATATTCCTGTCGAAGAAGTAAAACCTGGGGACGTCATCGTAATAAAACCCGGGGAAAAGATACCGGTTGACGGTGAAGTAATAGAAGGAGATTCTGCTGTTGATGAATCCATGATCACGGGAGAAAGCATCTCTGTTGAAAAAAGCACAGGAGACACAGTAATCGGTGCAACGATAAATAAGACCGGCTCATTCAGGTTCAAAGCTACAAAGGTAGGTGCTGATACCGCCCTTTCACAGATCATAAAAATGGTGGAGAGGGCCCAGACATCAAAGGCACCCATTCAGCGCCTTGCTGATATTGTAGCAGGATACTTTATTGTAATTGTGATGTCCATTGCCCTGATGGCATTTGTATTCTGGTTCTTCATAGGCTACGGAACATTTAATGTTGCTGAACTTACCGGTGTTGCCAGTCCTTTCCTCTTTGCACTTCTGGCTGCCATCACAGTGCTTGTAATTTCGTGTCCCTGTGCATTGGGGCTTGCCACACCGGTTGCCATAATTGTAGGTACCGGAATGGGTGCTGAAAATGGAATCCTCATCCGCGATGGGGAAAGTCTGGAGACTGCTCCAAAAATAGACACAATCGTGTTTGATAAAACCGGTACCCTGACAATCGGTAAACCTTCCCTTACAGATGTTGCAACAACAGGTAATTATGAAGAAAACTACCTGCTTGAGGCAGCAGCTTCGGTTGAAAAACTTTCCGAGCATCCATTGGCTGAAGCGATGGTAGAGGGAGCAAAATCCAGAAAAATCCAGTTAAAAAATATATCCGGTTTTGAATCATTCTCTGGAAAAGGAGTTGCAGGAGAATGGGAAGACCATACTGTAATTATCGGCACCAAACGTCTCATGGAAGAAAAAGGAATCGATGTGGAAGATGTATCCCGCTATTCGAATCAGTTTGAAGATGAAGGAAAAACAGCAATAATGGTTGCCCTCGATGGTACAATTGCCGGTGTCCTGGCTGTTGCCGATGTATTGAAAGAGGAGGCACCATCAGTAATATCCCGACTGCAGAAAGATGGGCTTGAAGTTGCCATGATAACAGGTGATAACAGCAAAACTGCACACGCAATTGCAAGACAGGCAGGAATTGATACGGTCCTTGCAGAAGTGCTACCTGCAGATAAGGCTGCAGAAGTTGAAAAACTTCAAAGCCAGGGTAAAAGAGTAGGAATGGTTGGAGATGGCATCAATGATGCACCGGCCCTTACTCAGGCTGATGTTGGAATTGCTATGGGTGCAGGAGTTGATGTCGCCATTGAGTCTGCGGATATCGTCCTTATTAAAAATGATGTGAAGGATATTTTAAAGGCTCTGAATTTGAGTAAACTGACAATGAAAAAGATCAAACAAAACCTTTTCTGGGCATTTGGTTACAATACACTTGGTATACCAATCGCTGCAGGTGTGTTATTCCCTGTATTTGGACAAACTCTAATAACACCGGCAATGGCGGCAGCATTCATGGCCCTGAGTTCGGTCTCTGTGATGACAAATTCCCTGTTAATGAAAAGGAAGAGGATTGAGTGA